One window of Papaver somniferum cultivar HN1 chromosome 9, ASM357369v1, whole genome shotgun sequence genomic DNA carries:
- the LOC113311701 gene encoding uncharacterized protein LOC113311701, with protein sequence MSKLSNLDFMALDITGKNYLSWILDAEVHLSAKTLGNTIVLNNKESPEDRSKSLIFLRHHLYEALKSQYLTVKDPYTLWTELKDRCDHLKTLILPRARYEWMHLRLQDFKSVSAYNSALFQIVSYLKLRGETVTDADLLEKNYSTFHASNILLKQQYRERQFKKYSELIYFLLVAEQNNELLLKNHQSHPAGSIVSPEINATESRVNATESRGKEQGRSLGPKKPNFKKKASIKGKEKNDETNFAQYDIPMDISHLDISDFKNDGNETEDMDSFFKDI encoded by the exons ATGTCCAAACTCTCTAACCTGGACTTCATGGCCCTTGACATTACTGGAAAGAACTATTTGTCATGGATTTTGGATGCAGAAGTGCACCTTAGTGCCAAGACTTTGGGAAACACTATTGTTTTGAACAACAAAGAATCCCCTGAGGATCGCTCCAAATCCTTAATATTTCTCCGTCATCACCTTTACGAGGCTTTGAAGTCCCAATATCTTACGGTGAAAGACCCGTACACTTTGTGGACAGAGCTGAAAGATCGTTGTGATCATCTGAAAACACTGATTTTACCTCGTGCAAGGTATGAGTGGATGCATCTGCGCCTCCAAGACTTCAAGAGTGTAAGTGCATACAATTCAGCACTTTTTCAAATCGTCTCTTATTTAAAACTACGCGGTGAAACAGTTACTGATGCTGATCTTTTGGAGAAGAATTACTCAACCTTTCATGCTTCAAACATTTTGCTTAAACAACAATATCGTGAAAGGCAGTTTAAGAAATATTCAGAGCTTATCTATTTCCTTCTAGTAGCTGAGCAGAATAATGAGTTATTACTCAAGAACCATCAAAGTCACCCAGCAGGTTCAATAGTTTCTCCAGAGATAAACGCTACAGAAAGTCGTGTCAATGCTACTGAAAGTCGTGGGAAAGAACAGGGACGTTCGTTAGGTCCTAAAAAGCCCAACTTCAAGAAGAAG GCGTCTATTAAAGGAAAGGAaaagaatgatgaaaccaattttgcccAATATGACATACCAATGGATATTTCCCATCTTGATATTTCTGACTTCAAGAATGATGGAAATGAGACTGAAGACATGGACTCCTTCTTCAAGGATATCTGA